A stretch of Elgaria multicarinata webbii isolate HBS135686 ecotype San Diego chromosome 5, rElgMul1.1.pri, whole genome shotgun sequence DNA encodes these proteins:
- the C5H21orf140 gene encoding uncharacterized protein C21orf140 homolog translates to MYRIVNPLLKHIIHRSSHDATSRKQCLQYLRALRTLQFNGYNTIFLGETDLSESLITGEKVPHEDRLSWPIWTIVHAGNSQGWVPWRYRVFLRNDVPLGQQEDVFQEFCDFLSISYGKCAIVVREKGPSQVQIQKSSQEVDKTESQSTPLPYLRTIKCCPEIAKTTGHELLSVPFPYNYLDPMDAAWSSLKWFIINNRKEFSLTSLERTYSYQCILFSDLIGKGIEKMNPIKWKVAVSKVRRWENYYLDKFS, encoded by the coding sequence ATGTATCGTATTgtaaatccacttttaaagcacaTCATCCACCGGAGTTCTCATGATGCTACTTCAAGGAAACAGTGTCTGCAATATTTAAGAGCCCTAAGAACTCTGCAGTTTAATGGCTACAACACCATCTTTTTAGGAGAAACTGACCTTTCAGAAAGTCTAATAACAGGGGAAAAGGTTCCTCATGAAGATAGGCTCAGCTGGCCTATATGGACAATTGTACATGCCGGCAACAGCCAAGGATGGGTACCATGGAGATACAGAGTGTTTCTACGGAATGATGTACCCTTAGGCCAGCAAGAAGATGTCTTTCAGGAATTCTGTGACTTTCTGTCAATCTCCTATGGGAAGTGTGCCATTGTGGTCAGAGAGAAAGGACCATCACAAGTACAGATTCAAAAGTCCAGCCAGGAGGTGGACAAAACTGAATCTCAGTCTACTCCTCTCCCTTATTTAAGGACCATTAAGTGCTGTCCTGAGATTGCCAAGACCACAGGTCATGAACTTCTTTCGGTGCCTTTTCCCTACAACTACCTTGACCCTATGGATGCTGCCTGGTCATCTTTGAAATGGTTTATTATCAATAACAGAAAGGAGTTTTCTCTGACCTCCTTGGAGAGGACCTACTCATACCAGTGCATCCTCTTCAGTGACTTGattggaaaaggaattgagaagatGAACCCAATTAAGTGGAAGGTGGCAGTTAGCAAAGTGCGGAGATGGGAAAACTACTACTTGGATAAGTTCTCCTAA